In a genomic window of Erigeron canadensis isolate Cc75 chromosome 5, C_canadensis_v1, whole genome shotgun sequence:
- the LOC122601994 gene encoding protein CHROMATIN REMODELING 35-like — translation MHSMDAKDLKKKKKKKNTHYTSNPTHTEMFMGQKVNGEESVSPSPLYAAYTLDANKTNKTVDHTNPFNIRNLIQEIDSSKYGSVTKDIEDLLLLRKQMLMPCLRRFPSLRADIMETNHVKDVSNANPMRDVVMFDAGNGHDMKAPDNVVNIDSDDDDEPKFGRPFQPYRDIVLNKSEGQFSMKQFLEGDYAPSQSSAAKGGGVGAAAAAGVGGRGRGGVKGKGKGGREKEGEGGQTKNTIDSKGVDNKDADSDVEDEKKLSKGEYVGSHSDSDMDDNDDVNFDGLADIWKEMNVGLESSKDAAMDISLDEYENEVEEVCDHSFILKDDIGYVCRVCGVVQKSIESIIEFQRPKTSKSTRTYYYEGRPDKSADASDAVLDGVKLPGLDFSVQDIAAHPRHQKQMKPHQIEGFNFLLSNLVTENPGGCILAHAPGSGKTFMLISFIQSFMAKYPDSRPLVVLPRGILETWKKEFSRWQVEDIPLYDFYSRKADNRAQQLEVLKQWANQRSILFLGYQQFSAIVCDNDRSSVAVSCQEILLRCPSLLILDEGHTPRNKETDMVTSLGKVQTPRKVVLSGTLYQNHVKEVFTILNLVRPKFLRMEEPKMIKRRILSKVSFESRKNFSKKCSDEEFSDLVEQTLLGDDILKRKVKVIEDLREMTSKVLHYYKGDFLDELPGLMDFSVFLNLSPKQKRQVPELKQYTRRFKQVSVGSAVYLHPDLKVLAQTIPDRNDVDVNKMIDELLEKLDEREGVKTKFFLHLLRLCESSGEKLLVFSNYLLPLKFLLRLTMKVKGWVMGKQIFMITGDDDNDSREVSMDSFNNSSDAKVFFGSIKACSEGISLVGASRIIILDVHLNPSVTRQALGRAFRPGQVRKVYTYRLIAANTLEEEDHTTCFRKESIAKMWFEWDEYCGRHEFEMKTVDVKSCGDEFLENSWLNQDVTALSQR, via the exons ATGCAT TCAATGGACGCTAAAGAcctcaagaagaagaagaagaagaagaatacgcATTATACCTCAAATCCTACACACACtg AAATGTTCATGGGACAAAAAGTCAATGGGGAAGAAAGTGTATCTCCAAGCCCACTGTACGCTGCATACACACTTGATGCAAACAAGACCAACAAAACTGTGGATCACACAAATCCATTTAATATTAGAAACTTGATTCAAGAGATTGATTCATCCAAATATGGGTCTGTTACAAAAGATATAGAAGACCTTCTTTTGCTAAGAAAACAAATGTTGATGCCTTGTTTAAGAAGATTCCCCTCACTTCGGGCTGATATAATGGAGACAAATCATGTGAAGGACGTTTCCAATGCAAATCCTATGAGGGATGTAGTTATGTTTGATGCTGGCAATGGTCATGATATGAAAGCACCGGATAATGTTGTTAATATCGactcagatgatgatgatgaacccAAATTTGGGAGGCCTTTTCAACCGTATCGAGACATAGTCCTAAATAAATCTGAAGGGCAGTTTTCAATGAAACAATTTTTG GAGGGAGATTATGCTCCGAGCCAATCTTCAGCTGCTAAAGGTGGAGGAGTAGGTGCTGCTGCTGCAGCAGGAGTGGGAGGAAGAGGAAGAGGGGGTGTGAAAGGGAAAGGGAAAGGTGGAAGAGAAAAAGAAGGAGAAGGAGGACAGACTAAAAATACAATCGACTCCAAAGGTGTAGACAACAAAGACGCTGATAGTGACGTAGAAGATGAAAAAAAGCTTAGTAAAGGGGAATATGTTGGAAGCCATTCCGATTCAGATatggatgataatgatgatgttaACTTTGACGGGCTAGCTGATATATGGAAAGAAATGAATGTTGGATTAGAGTCCTCAAag GATGCCGCTATGGATATTTCATTAGACGAATATGAAAACGAAGTTGAAGAAGTATGCGATCATTCTTTTATATTGAAAGACGATATTGGCTATGTTTGCCGTGTCTGCGGAGTTGTTCAAAAGAGCATTGAATCCATAATTGAGTTTCAGCGTCCCAAG ACCTCAAAGAGTACGAGAACATATTATTATGAAGGCCGACCGGATAAATCAGCTGATGCAAGTGATGCTGTTCTTGATGGAGTTAAATTACCCGGACTAGACTTCTCGGTGCAAGACATAGCTGCTCATCCGAGACATCAAAAGCAAATGAAACCCCATCAAATCGAGGGTTTCAATTTCTTACTCAGTAACTTGGTTACTGAAAATCCGGGTGGCTGCATTCTGGCCCATGCTCCTGGATCTGGGAAGACGTTTATGCTTATCAGTTTCATACAAAGTTTTATGGCTAAATACCCTGACTCTAGACCATTAGTGGTTCTACCTAGAGGTATTCTAGAGACTTGGAAAAAAGAGTTTTCCAGGTGGCAAGTTGAAGACATTCCGTTGTACGACTTTTACTCCCGAAAAGCTGATAACCGGGCTCAACAGTTGGAAGTGCTCAAACAGTGGGCTAACCAGAGGAGCATTCTGTTTCTTGGGTACCAACAGTTCTCAGCCATAGTGTGCGACAATGATAGGAGCTCGGTTGCAGTCAGCTGTCAGGAGATACTATTGAGATGCCCTTCACTTTTAATCTTAGATGAAGGTCATACTCCAAGAAACAAAGAAACTGATATGGTTACCTCTCTTGGGAAGGTTCAGACACCAAGAAAGGTCGTGCTTTCTGGGACTCTTTACCAAAATCACGTTAAGGAAGTCTTCACTATTTTGAATCTCGTTCGGCCGAAGTTTTTGAGAATGGAGGAACCCAAAATGATAAAACGACGTATATTGAGTAAAGTATCATTTGAATCTCGAAAAAACTTTTCCAAAAAATGCTCAGATGAAGAGTTTTCTGACTTGGTAGAACAAACGTTACTCGGAGATGACATTTTGAAAAGGAAGGtgaaagttattgaagatttACGAGAAATGACAAGCAAAGTTCTGCACTACTATAAAGGGGATTTCTTGGATGAACTACCTGGGCTTATGGACTTTTCAGTCTTTTTAAACCTTAGCCCCAAGCAAAAACGTCAAGTTCCCGAGTTGAAACAATATACGAGAAGATTTAAACAAGTCTCCGTTGGTAGTGCGGTCTATTTGCATCCGGATTTAAAGGTTCTTGCTCAAACCATTCCAGATAGAAATGATGTCGATGTGAACAAAATGATCGATGAACTATTGGAGAAATTGGATGAGAGAGAGGGGGTGAAGACTAAATTTTTTCTCCATCTACTTCGTTTATGTGAATCCAGTGGGGAAAAGCTTTTAGTTTTTAGCAATTATCTACTCCCTTTGAAATTTTTGCTCAGATTGACCATGAAAGTCAAAGGCTGGGTTATGGGCAAGCAAATTTTTATGATAACTGGAGATGATGACAATGATTCGCGTGAGGTATCAATGGATAGCTTCAATAACTCATCTGATGCTAAAGTCTTTTTTGGGTCAATAAAGGCTTGTTCGGAGGGTATTTCACTAGTTGGGGCCTCTAGGATTATAATACTGGACGTGCATTTAAACCCTTCTGTCACCCGCCAAGCATTA
- the LOC122601495 gene encoding pentatricopeptide repeat-containing protein At5g16860: MRHVFKTPKLNHLHHHHHILTPFFFYSTTTLFQQCSSLSHVKILHQHLTINGHLHPSSIYIQKLISLYITYNSPSHAISLLSRSDQSSSAVYFWNKLIRRSVHLGLLENSLDVYFHMYLLNWKPDGYTFPYVFKACGALRLLNVGEMVHGNVVVLGYVENVFVCNAIVAMYGRCGELGFARKVFDEMFVRDVVSWNSVVAACVQCGDLRNAVGLFCKMTGFEDEGNGKRVCADAVSLVNILPVLASGRASMKGKEVHAYALKSRVIEDLFVGNAVVDMYAKCEMMDDAYKVFERMEVKDVVSWNAMVTGYSQIGRFEDALCLFERMKGEKIELNVVTWSAVIAGYAQRGYGHEALNIFRQMLVSGSEPNVVTLVSLLSGCACAGTLSQGKEIHCYAMKKIFDTKKNDLEDEQMVINSLIDMYAKCKAGDLARKCFDSVAPINRNVVTWTAMIGGYSQHGDANDALKLFSDMFKQNKPTMPNAFTISCALMACARLAALRPGKQIHAHVLRNRYAKSDVLFVENCLIDMYVKSGDVDVARVVFNNMKQTNAVSWTSLLTGYGMHGRGSEAIDLFDGMRKAGLPIDGVTFVVVLYACSHSGLVEKGLDYFDSMTREFGIVPGVEHYACMVDLLGRSGQLEKAMEVIKEMPMEPSPVVWVALLGSARVHTNVELGEYASTKLLELGCENDGTYTLLSNIYANARRWKDVAKVRYLMKHTEVWKRPGCSWIQGKADTATFYVGDKTHPLTEEIYNLLDELMHKIKALGYVPDTSFALHDVDDEEKGDLLVEHSERLALAYGILTTAPGVPIRITKNLRICGDCHIAIMYISKIIDHEIILRDTSRFHHFKNGYCSCKDFY; this comes from the coding sequence ATGCGCCATGTTTTCAAAACCCCAAAACTTAATCACctgcaccaccaccaccacattcTGACACCATTCTTCTTCTACTCAACTACCACATTATTCCAACAATGCAGTTCACTCTCCCATGTCAAAATTCTTCACCAACACTTAACTATAAACGGCCATTTACACCCATCTtcaatatacatacaaaaactTATAAGTCTATACATTACATACAACTCTCCATCACACGCTATCTCTCTTTTATCCCGTTCCGACCAATCCTCGTCCGCTGTCTATTTTTGGAACAAGCTCATTCGGCGTTCCGTCCATCTCGGTTTGCTCGAAAACTCGCTTGATGTTTATTTTCATATGTATTTGCTTAATTGGAAACCTGATGGTTATACATTTCCTTATGTTTTTAAGGCGTGTGGCGCGTTAAGGTTGTTGAATGTCGGCGAGATGGTTCATGGGAATGTTGTGGTTCTTGGGTATGTTGAGAATGTTTTTGTTTGTAACGCGATTGTTGCCATGTATGGTCGGTGTGGTGAGTTGGGTTTTGCGcgtaaggtgtttgatgaaatgtttgtTAGAGATGTCGTGTCGTGGAATTCTGTTGTGGCTGCTTGTGTGCAGTGTGGGGATTTGAGAAATGCGGTTGGGTTGTTTTGTAAGATGACGGGGTTTGAAGACGAGGGAAATGGGAAGCGGGTTTGTGCTGATGCTGTAAGCCTTGTTAATATTCTTCCCGTGTTGGCTTCAGGTCGTGCGTCTATGAAAGGAAAAGAAGTTCATGCTTACGCGTTGAAAAGTAGAGTTATTGAGGATTTGTTTGTTGGAAATGCTGTGGTGGACATGTATGCGAAATGTGAGATGATGGATGATGCGTATAAAGTTTTTGAGCGGATGGAAGTGAAGGATGTTGTTTCTTGGAATGCGATGGTTACTGGGTACTCACAAATTGGTAGATTTGAAGATGCGCTTTGTTTGTTTGAGAGAATGAAAGGGGAAAAGATTGAGTTAAATGTGGTAACCTGGAGTGCTGTGATTGCAGGTTATGCTCAAAGAGGTTATGGACATGAAGCGCTTAACATTTTTAGGCAAATGTTGGTTTCTGGCTCTGAGCCAAATGTCGTCACACTTGTTTCATTACTATCGGGTTGTGCTTGTGCTGGGACACTAAGTCAGGGGAAGGAGATTCATTGTTATGCCATGAAAAAGATTTTCGATACAAAAAAGAATGACTTAGAAGATGAACAAATGGTGATCAATTCTTTAATTGACATGTATGCCAAATGCAAGGCAGGCGATCTTGCACGTAAGTGTTTTGATTCTGTTGCTCCGATTAATAGAAATGTAGTCACTTGGACGGCCATGATTGGTGGGTATTCTCAACACGGTGATGCCAATGATGCATTGAAACTGTTTTCAGATATgtttaaacaaaacaaacccACTATGCCAAATGCTTTCACAATATCTTGTGCCCTAATGGCATGTGCTCGTCTTGCTGCTTTACGACCTGGTAAGCAAATTCATGCTCATGTCCTCCGTAACAGATATGCAAAATCTGATGTGTTATTTGTTGAGAATTGTCTTATCGACATGTATGTTAAATCGGGTGATGTTGATGTGGCACGTGTTGTATTTAATAATATGAAACAAACAAATGCTGTATCATGGACATCTCTATTGACTGGGTACGGAATGCATGGTCGTGGCTCAGAGGCTATTGACCTCTTTGACGGGATGAGAAAGGCAGGTCTCCCCATTGATGGTGTGACATTTGTTGTTGTACTTTATGCTTGTAGTCACTCTGGTTTAGTTGAAAAAGGTTTGGACTATTTTGACTCTATGACACGGGAGTTTGGGATTGTTCCTGGGGTTGAACATTATGCCTGCATGGTGGATCTACTGGGCCGATCTGGCCAGTTAGAGAAAGCTATGGAGGTCATCAAAGAAATGCCTATGGAACCCAGTCCAGTAGTGTGGGTGGCGTTACTTGGTTCTGCGAGGGTCCATACCAATGTAGAATTAGGGGAATATGCTTCGACTAAGTTGTTAGAATTAGGGTGTGAGAATGATGGAACATACACACTTCTTTCAAACATATATGCCAATGCTAGGCGCTGGAAAGATGTAGCTAAAGTTCGGTATTTGATGAAACATACAGAGGTTTGGAAGAGACCCGGGTGTAGTTGGATTCAGGGGAAAGCAGACACTGCAACATTCTATGTTGGAGATAAAACTCACCCATTGACCGAAGAGATATATAATCTTCTTGATGAGTTGATGCATAAGATTAAAGCCCTTGGTTATGTTCCTGATACAAGTTTTGCGCTCCATGATGTGGATGATGAAGAGAAAGGTGATCTTCTTGTAGAACACAGCGAAAGGTTAGCACTTGCCTATGGGATATTAACAACAGCACCTGGTGTACCCATTAGGATCACAAAAAACTTGCGTATTTGTGGTGACTGTCACATTGCCATCATGTACATATCTAAAATTATTGATCATGAGATAATTTTGAGGGATACCAGTCGCTTCCATCATTTCAAGAACGGATACTGCTCCTGCAAAGATTTTTATTGA
- the LOC122599162 gene encoding 26S proteasome regulatory subunit S10B homolog B-like gives MTNEGEDAVRRRTAETEYRKKMLQHKELDSRVRAVRETLRSTKKEYAKTEDDLKSLQSVGQIIGEVLRPLDNERLIVKASSGPRYVVGCRSKVDKEKLTAGTRVVLDMTTLTIMRALPREVDPVVYNMLHEDPGNVSYSAVGGLSDQIRELRESIELPLMNPELFLRVGIKPPKGVLLYGPPGTGKTLLARAIASNIDANFLKVVSSAIIDKYIGESARLIREMFSYARDHQPCIIFMDEIDAIGGRRFSEGTSADREIQRTLMELLNQLDGFDQLGKVKMIMATNRPDVLDPALLRPGRLDRKIEIPLPNEQSRMEILKIHAAGIAKHGEIDYEAVVKLAEGFNGADLRNVCTEAGMSAIRAERDYVIHEDFMKAVRKLNEAKKLESSAHYNADFGKD, from the exons ATGACAAACGAAGGTGAAGATGCAGTCCGCCGCCGTACTGCGGAGACGGAGTACCGGAAAAAAATGCTTCAGCATAAAGAGCTTGATTCACGAGTCCGTGCAG TGAGAGAGACATTGCGGAGTACAAAAAAGGAATATGCCAAAACAGAAGATGATTTGAAGTCCCTTCAAAGTGTTGGACAGATCATTGGAGAAGTGCTAAGACCTTTGGACAATGAACGAT TGATAGTTAAAGCCAGCAGCGGTCCGAGGTATGTCGTTGGATGTCGCAGCAAAGTGGACAAGGAAAAACTGACTGCTGGAACTAGAGTGGTTCTTGACATGACCACTTTGACAATTATGCGAGCACTCCCCCGTGAA GTTGATCCAGTTGTGTATAATATGCTTCATGAAGATCCTGGGAACGTTAGCTACTCTGCAGTTGGTGGTCTGTCAGATCAGATTCGGGAGCTTAGGGAATCTATAGAGTTGCCTCTGATGAATCCTGAGCTTTTCTTAAGGGTGGGCATTAAGCCACCTAAG GGTGTTCTTCTCTATGGACCTCCTGGTACTGGCAAAACATTACTGGCTAGAGCAATTGCTAGCAATATAGATGCTAACTTCTTGAAg GTTGTGTCCAGTGCCATTATTGACAAGTACATTGGTGAGAGTGCAAGATTGATCAGGGAAATGTTTAGCTATGCTCGTGATCACCAA CCCTGCATCATATTTATGGATGAGATCGATGCCATTGGTGGGCGCCGTTTTAGTGAGGGAACTAGTGCTGACCGTGAAATTCAAAGAACACTCATGGAGCTACTCAATCAGCTTGATGGATTTGATCAGCTCGGAAAG GTAAAAATGATAATGGCAACAAACAGACCTGATGTTCTCGATCCTGCTCTTCTTCGTCCCGGTCGGCTAGATAGGAAAATAGAGATTCCATTGCCGAATGAACAGTCGAGAATGGAAATTCTCAAAATCCATGCTGCTGGAATTGCTAAACATGGTGAAATTGATTACGAGGCAGTTGTCAAACTTGCAGAG GGGTTTAATGGAGCCGATCTCCGTAATGTGTGCACTGAAGCTGGTATGTCTGCAATCCGTGCAGAACGGGATTATGTTATTCATGAAGATTTCATGAAG GCTGTGCGGAAACTTAATGAAGCAAAGAAGCTTGAGTCAAGTGCTCATTACAATGCTGATTTTGGCAAAGATTAA
- the LOC122601494 gene encoding probable receptor-like protein kinase At4g39110: protein MQHARSQEEATGTKSENRKPQKGIAGKPKEQRYIYLFSSISMAIFLLLFSIFIITTTITSSSAVITTNPAKSDTFKPPDNYLIDCGSSSPTTLQDRRIFISDSTSSQYLQYDGHDIIVADQSADVPLPIYKTAKVFNDEATYSFHVTKPGWHWIRLHFYPIENKEIKLKETKFTVVAAESLVLLHEHCPKGVEMEEYLMNVTTQRLNIRFSGEKENLAFVNAIEVVSAPDIVITDTSDALFPVGKKVEGMTKNSFQKMYRLNVGGATIGPGNDTLGRTWDSDQKFLKSQSAAKNVSIAPNVVTYLEGGSPLIAPPTVYASAMEMGNANTIAPNFNVSWQFDLDKSYPYLVRLHFCDIVSKSLNELYFNVYVGGKMAISALDLSTVTNGLSVAYYKDFYVEPSVVSSPFLVQIGPLNEPTGAKNAILNGLEILRINNTVNSLDGEFGADGRTAGGPSRGTVAAVGFAMMFGAFAGLGAMAVKWQKRPQDWQKKNSFSSWLLPLHAGDASFISSSKTSLGSKKSAFYSSTMGLGRYLSFAELQEATKNWDAKSVIGVGGFGNVYLGVLDDGTKVAVKRGNPQSEQGINEFQTELQVLSKLRHRHLVSLIGYCDENSEMILVYEYMEHGPLRDHLYGKGLPTISWKQRLEICIGAARGLHYLHTGAASAIIHRDVKSTNILLDENFIAKMADFGLSKDVGMGEAHVSTAVKGSFGYLDPEYFRKQQLTDKSDVYSFGVVLLEVLCARPAIDPALPREQVNLAEWAMQWKRKGLLDKIIDPNLVGQINPDSMNKFAEAAEKCLSEYGVDRPTMGDVLWNLEYALQLQDQGKTEEGSTGSGSALANGAPLAPAVDNRPVTTSAQSNQNPAEVQVIEEHSGTAMFANLNSR, encoded by the exons ATGCAACATGCAAGATCACAGGAAGAAGCAACAGGAACCAAATCGGAaaaccggaaaccccaaaaagggatCGCCGGGAAACCAAAGGAACAA AGATACATCTACCTATTTTCCTCCATATCCATGGCGATTTTCCTTCTTCTCTTCTCTATattcatcatcaccaccaccatcacctctAGCTCGGCTGTCATTACAACCAACCCTGCTAAATCCGATACCTTTAAACCTCCCGATAACTACCTAATTGATTGTGGTTCCTCGTCCCCAACAACTCTTCAAGATAGACGTATATTCATATCGGATTCAACTTCCTCACAATATTTGCAATATGATGGTCATGATATCATCGTGGCCGATCAATCTGCTGATGTGCCTCTTCCTATTTACAAAACTGCAAAAGTTTTTAATGATGAAGCAACATACTCTTTTCATGTCACAAAACCCGGTTGGCATTGGATAAGGCTGCATTTTTATCCTATTGAgaataaagaaattaaattgAAGGAGACCAAATTTACTGTTGTTGCAGCCGAGTCTTTGGTCTTGTTACATGAACATTGTCCTAAAGGCGTTGAAATGGAAGAATACCTAATGAATGTGACAACTCAACGTTTGAATATCAGGTTTTCAGGTGAGAAGGAAAATCTGGCTTTTGTTAATGCGATTGAGGTAGTTTCTGCACCTGATATAGTAATAACGGACACCAGTGACGCTTTGTTTCCTGTGGGGAAAAAGGTTGAAGGAATGACGAAAAATTCCTTTCAAAAGATGTACCGGCTTAACGTTGGAGGGGCTACCATTGGTCCAGGGAATGATACCTTGGGACGAACATGGGATTCTGATCAGAAGTTTCTTAAGTCTCAATCTGCTGCGAAAAATGTCTCAATTGCACCTAATGTTGTTACATATCTTGAAGGTGGTTCGCCGTTGATTGCGCCACCTACTGTTTATGCTTCTGCCATGGAAATGGGGAACGCAAATACAATAGCCCCAAATTTCAATGTATCGTGGCAATTTGATCTTGATAAATCCTATCCATATCTTGTTCGCCTGCATTTTTGTGACATTGTTAGCAAATCGCTGAATGAGTTGTATTTCAATGTGTATGTTGGAGGGAAAATGGCGATCTCAGCTCTTGATTTGTCGACGGTGACCAATGGTTTATCAGTAGCTTACTACAAAGATTTCTATGTGGAGCCATCTGTAGTATCAAGCCCGTTCTTGGTTCAGATTGGCCCGTTGAATGAACCCACAGGAGCCAAGAATGCAATTTTAAATGGTCTGGAAATTTTGAGAATCAACAACACGGTTAATAGTTTAGATGGAGAGTTTGGTGCTGACGGAAGGACGGCTGGTGGCCCTAGCCGAGGGACGGTTGCAGCTGTTGGGTTTGCGATGATGTTTGGTGCTTTTGCCGGGTTAGGTGCAATGGCTGTGAAATGGCAGAAGAGACCTCAAGATTGGCAGAAAAAGAATAGCTTTTCTTCATGGTTACTTCCTCTTCATGCTGGTGATGCGAGTTTTATTTCATCAAGCAAGACCTCATTGGGTTCAAAAAAGAGTGCTTTTTATTCTTCAACAATGGGTTTGGGTCGATACCTTTCGTTTGCTGAGTTACAAGAAGCTACAAAAAACTGGGATGCAAAGTCAGTAATAGGTGTGGGTGGTTTCGGGAATGTGTACCTTGGAGTACTTGATGATGGTACAAAAGTTGCAGTTAAACGTGGAAATCCACAATCTGAACAAGGCATCAATGAGTTCCAAACTGAGTTACAAGTGTTGTCAAAACTTCGCCATCGCCATTTGGTGTCATTAATCGGGTATTGTGATGAGAACTCTGAGATGATTTTAGTGTATGAATATATGGAACACGGGCCTTTGAGGGACCACTTATATGGAAAAGGTTTGCCAACAATCTCATGGAAGCAAAGATTAGAGATTTGCATAGGGGCGGCTCGTGGACTTCACTACCTCCACACAGGGGCAGCCAGTGCCATCATCCACCGTGACGTGAAGTCCACCAATATATTGCTAGACGAAAATTTCATTGCAAAGATGGCGGATTTTGGGCTTTCAAAAGATGTAGGTATGGGGGAAGCCCATGTAAGTACTGCGGTTAAAGGGAGTTTCGGATACTTAGACCCGGAATACTTCCGTAAACAACAATTGACTGACAAATCTGATGTGTACTCGTTTGGGGTGGTGTTGTTGGAGGTGTTGTGTGCCAGGCCTGCCATTGACCCTGCCCTACCAAGAGAACAAGTCAACTTAGCAGAGTGGGCCATGCAATGGAAACGGAAAGGGCTATTGGATAAAATAATTGACCCAAATTTGGTTGGACAAATCAACCCCGACTCGATGAACAAGTTCGCAGAAGCGGCTGAGAAATGCTTGTCAGAATATGGGGTTGACAGGCCAACCATGGGGGATGTTTTGTGGAACTTGGAGTATGCATTGCAACTGCAGGACCAGGGGAAAACAGAGGAAGGGAGCACTGGGTCAGGATCAGCACTAGCAAATGGTGCGCCGCTTGCACCAGCTGTTGATAACAGGCCTGTTACAACATCTGCCCAGTCCAACCAGAATCCAGCTGAAGTTCAAGTCATCGAGGAGCATTCAGGGACTGCCATGTTTGCAAATCTCAACAGCCGGTAA